In Paraburkholderia sp. PGU19, a single window of DNA contains:
- a CDS encoding NADPH-dependent 2,4-dienoyl-CoA reductase — protein sequence METLDHVLTPLKVGATVLPNRMVMGAMHTRLETLDRPHERLAAFYATRAAGEIGLILSGGFSPNPEGVMEEGGPLFNSHSQLDEHRVVTRAVHEAGGKIILQILHAGRYAKVAGCVAPSPGKARINTFSPHPLSTEEVWRTLGDFVDTAALAVEAGYDGVEIMGSEGYLINEFTAERTNQRTDEFGGSFDARIRFPLEIVRAVRERLGSAPMLIYRISSIDLVEGGMVGAEVAAFARRIEAAGADLINTGVGWHESSVPTIAATVPRAVWREAIRNVKHAVSIPVMASNRINTPQIAEELIASGVADLVSMARPLLADPEFAKKTRLGIVDEINTCIACNQACLDRIFTERTATCLVNPRAGREIEFPIGIASSSKRIAVVGGGPAGMAFAINASERGHRVTLFEAEPQLGGQLNLAKAVPGKAEFHEMLRYFQVRLDRLGVTLRLGQPATPEILVSEGFDEIVIATGVRPRVPDLAGADHAKAISYIDVLTGKVVVGQRVAIIGAGGIGFDVAEYLLGDAQESLDAQTFFHSWGVDPANALPGGLSTSAGHTEPKRSVHMFQRKAEPLGKRLGKSTGWILKAKLRKANIAMTSGATYDSIDDEGLHYTVDGKPHVLPVDHVVLCAGQNSNRDLYEQLKARGLEPRLIGGADVASELDALRAIDQATRLAVTF from the coding sequence ATGGAGACGCTTGATCATGTACTGACGCCGCTGAAGGTCGGCGCGACGGTATTGCCCAATCGGATGGTCATGGGCGCGATGCATACGCGACTCGAAACGCTGGACCGGCCGCATGAGCGCCTGGCGGCGTTCTACGCAACCCGTGCAGCTGGTGAAATTGGCCTGATTCTGAGCGGTGGCTTCTCGCCGAACCCCGAGGGGGTGATGGAAGAGGGGGGGCCGTTGTTTAACAGCCATAGCCAGCTTGACGAACATCGCGTCGTGACCCGCGCCGTGCACGAGGCGGGAGGGAAGATCATCCTGCAGATACTTCACGCTGGCCGGTATGCGAAAGTGGCCGGATGTGTCGCTCCGTCTCCCGGCAAGGCCCGTATCAACACGTTCTCACCGCATCCGCTGTCCACCGAAGAGGTATGGCGCACGCTCGGCGACTTCGTCGACACGGCCGCCCTGGCTGTTGAGGCAGGCTACGACGGTGTCGAGATCATGGGGTCGGAAGGGTATCTGATCAACGAATTCACGGCCGAGCGCACCAATCAGCGGACCGATGAGTTCGGCGGCAGCTTCGATGCCCGCATCCGGTTTCCGCTCGAGATCGTGCGCGCAGTCCGGGAGCGACTCGGCAGTGCGCCGATGCTGATCTATCGGATTTCATCGATCGACCTGGTCGAGGGCGGCATGGTGGGTGCCGAAGTGGCGGCGTTTGCGCGGCGGATTGAGGCAGCCGGTGCCGACCTGATCAACACGGGCGTCGGCTGGCATGAATCGTCGGTACCGACGATAGCTGCAACCGTGCCGCGTGCCGTATGGCGCGAAGCGATCCGCAACGTCAAGCATGCGGTCTCGATTCCCGTGATGGCCTCCAACCGGATCAACACGCCGCAGATCGCAGAGGAACTCATCGCGTCCGGCGTGGCGGATCTGGTTTCCATGGCGCGGCCCCTGCTGGCTGATCCCGAGTTCGCAAAAAAGACGCGTCTCGGTATCGTCGACGAGATCAATACGTGTATTGCCTGCAACCAGGCGTGTCTCGACCGCATCTTTACCGAGCGCACCGCAACCTGCCTCGTCAATCCGCGCGCCGGTCGTGAGATCGAGTTCCCGATTGGCATCGCATCGTCTTCGAAGCGCATTGCCGTAGTCGGTGGAGGGCCAGCAGGGATGGCCTTTGCCATCAACGCCAGCGAGCGCGGACATCGGGTCACGCTATTCGAGGCAGAGCCGCAACTGGGCGGCCAACTGAACCTGGCGAAAGCTGTGCCGGGCAAAGCGGAGTTTCACGAGATGCTGCGCTACTTCCAGGTCAGACTGGACAGGCTGGGTGTGACGCTACGGCTTGGGCAGCCCGCGACGCCCGAAATTCTCGTGAGCGAAGGCTTCGACGAGATCGTTATCGCCACCGGCGTTCGGCCGCGCGTGCCGGATCTTGCAGGCGCCGACCATGCGAAGGCGATCTCCTATATCGATGTGCTCACAGGCAAGGTCGTGGTGGGACAACGCGTCGCCATTATCGGCGCCGGCGGGATCGGATTCGATGTCGCCGAGTACCTGCTGGGCGATGCACAGGAATCGCTCGATGCGCAGACGTTCTTCCATTCGTGGGGCGTGGACCCTGCAAACGCGCTACCAGGTGGGTTGTCGACGTCCGCCGGCCACACGGAGCCGAAACGCAGCGTTCACATGTTCCAGCGCAAGGCAGAGCCACTGGGCAAGCGCCTCGGAAAATCGACCGGCTGGATTCTTAAGGCCAAGCTTCGAAAGGCCAATATCGCCATGACCTCCGGTGCCACGTACGACTCGATCGACGACGAAGGGCTTCACTACACGGTCGACGGCAAGCCGCACGTGTTGCCGGTCGACCACGTCGTGCTGTGCGCAGGACAGAACTCGAACCGCGACCTGTACGAGCAGCTCAAGGCGCGCGGGCTGGAGCCGCGACTGATCGGCGGC